Within the Leptogranulimonas caecicola genome, the region GAAGGGGCGTTTTGGCGCGCCTGACGCTTGTAGGTACCCTCGTTGGAGCGGCGGGCACGGCTGCGCGAGGCAGCGCGCGCGGGCGCGGGCGCAGGCTTGGGTTCCTCGGCGGCGCCGCGGCCCTCCGGAAGGGCCATGGCGGCGTCCACGTCGTAGTCGGAGAAGAGGTCCAGCGCCACGATCTCCTGCTCCAACTTGACGTTTCGCTCCAGCATGTAGGAGACCAGGCCGCGGTAGCGCTCGTACTCCAAAAGGCGCGCCAACAGATCGCGGTCTTTGGAAGTGAGCGGGTGAATGGCCTTGCGGTAGGAGGGGTTGGCCAGCTCGGCGATGCCCATGTGAAACATGCCCACCTCGCAGCCCAGAGTCTCCTCGATCACCCTATGGGCCTTGATGCCCGCATAGTCGATGTCGCCAAAGTGCGCGAACTCCACCTGAGGGTTTTGCTCGTGGATCATGCGCAGCAAGGCGCGATGGCGCGGAGACACCGACCCCTCCGTGTAGATATAGACGTCGTCGCCGTTGCAGCGGCGGTAGGCGTCCAGGTTCTCCACGGTGATGATGCGGCTGGCACGCACGTAGGAGCGGTCGATGTTGGGCAGGTCCACATCGAACATGGAAATGCCGTTGGGCAGGATGGAGGCGTCGATGGCGCCCCTATCGGTGATCAGAACGATGGGGCCTTTGATGCAGATGGTCTTAAGATCTGCAATGACTCCCGCGTCGGTGAGCGCCCCTTGGTTCGACGAGGCAGAGTTCTTGCGGCGCAGCGTAGAGGCCAGGCGCTTGAGGCCGGTCTTGTCGATCTTCTTGGTGTCGCCGGTCACCAAAAGCGACAGCTCGCGAGGGGTGAGAGGGGCGTCCACCTCCTCCAAATACTCGCAGGCTTCCCGGGTGATGCGTGGGTCCACAGGACCAGAGCCGCGGCGTCCCCGACCCCTGCGAGGCCGCGACGACCCACTGGATGCGCTTTCATCCGCACTCTCGCCGGACGGCGCTTCCTCGGCGCCCTCAGAGGGGCCAGGTTTTTGAGCTCCTACCTCCTCCAACGCCCCATAGGCCTCAGACACCTCGGCCTCCGAGGCCTCGTCCTCCTCGGCAGAGGCAGCCTGCTGACGCTCCCTATAGGCTGCCTCCCGCGCTTCCTGCTCGAGCCTGCGCTCGAACTTGGCCAGCTCGGCGGCTGCGGCCTCGGGGTCTTCCAGCACAATGGAGTCCACGTAGGTGGCGCCGTCGCGGCGAGATTTCTTCATACGCACGATGCGCAGGCTCTCCAACGACTGCACTGCCGAGAAAAAATGCGCTGCCTGCTTGCGCTCTGCCTGGGTGTCCCGCTCGCCATAGTGGGGCAGGATGTCTTGAGGCGCCAGCTCAACAGCCTCATTATCGTGCGCCGCTTCGTCACACAGGCGCAGCAATAGTTCATATTTAAATGTATCGGTTTGTTTCACGGAGCGACCTCCAAGCCGCCGGTCGAACTACATGGGTGTGCCCCAAGGCACAGTCTCTTAGTGTATACCGTACTATCGCCCCAGGTAAAACGCCCGTCCTTAAAAAGGGTGCCGAGAAGCACAGACCTTCAAAAGACCGGGCGATCATCTGCACACGCATCATCGAGCCAAAGTTGGGGCATCAAGAGCCGCCGGAGGCTATCCTGCGAGGTCGCAGCGCGGAGCTGCCAGCGCGCCTAGAGCCCCTCGCGGGTCTTGGCATGGCAGGCAGCACCCACCATGCCTGCCAGATTGCCCATGGTGGCCTCCACAATGGGAGTGTCGGCGCAAGTAGGCAGCGTGGCAGCCCTATAGGCTTCGAGAAGCTCGGGGCCAAAGAGGTCAAAGGCTGCGCTGATGCCTCCGCCAATGACAAACGCCTCGGGGTCCAGGGCACAGGCCAGCATGCCCAACGCGCGGCCCAGATAGCCGCTGTACTGGCTGATGGCCGCCTGAGCCACCGGGTCGCCGGTGCGGGCGGCGTCGAAGATAGGCAGCGCATGGGCGTCGTGCTCCAGGGGCACAGGGTCCTCGCCGGCGGCCTCGCAGGCGGCCCGATAGAGATAGACCAGGCCACGGGACGAGGTGTACATCTCAAGGCAGCCCTGTTGGCCGCAGTTGCACTGGCGGCCGCCTGGCTCCACCACGATATGGCCTATCTCGCCGGCACCGCCGCTGCGCCCCACCGCCACCGCGCCGTCAAAGACCATGCCGCCGCCCACGCCGGTGCCCAGCGTCACAAAGACCAGGTTGCGCGCACCTTCGCCGGCACCCTTCCACATCTCGCCCAAAGCGGCAGCGTTGGCGTCGTTCACCGGGTAGACCTTCACGCCCATGACGCGCTCCAGCGCCAGGATGAGGCCTTCCAGGTCCACATCCACATTGGGAGCCATGAGCAGGGTGTCTTCTGCAGTCACCACTCCAGGGAGCGCCAAGCCCACGGCGGCTACCTGCTGCTGAGGCTTGAGGTTCTCGGCAACGATGGCCTGGACCTGCTTGGCCGCCTCTAGCACCTCTTCGCCGGTGCGCATGGACTTGGTGCGCACGGCGTCCCTGGCCTGCACCACCCCGTCCAAAGTGACCAGAGCCACCTTGACGGTGGTGCCGCCCACGTCGATGCCCACCAGCAGACGCTCCGGGCCACCGGCGCCGTCCACATCCTCTGTCACACCAAGAATCTCAACCAACGTCTGGGACATGATGCTTCCTCCTCTTAGGGTTTCGCGCAACGCGCGTTAGGGGCGTGAACGGCCTGGACGGCCCGATTAGCAGCCGCGCTGGTAGGCTTGCTGCACCATGGAGTCCAACAGCTCGGGCAGCGAGATCTGGGCGGCGGCAAGGGCCACTGGCACCAACGAGGTCTCAGTGAGGCCGGGGAAGACTTTGAGGTCCAGCACACGGGGAGCGGCGCCGTCCCACACCATGTCGATGCGGGCCATGTCGCGGCAGCCAAAGGCGCGATAGACCTCGATGGCTGCACGCTCGCAGGTGCTGCGGGCCACGTCTGCCTCGGAAGGGTCGGGCGAGAGCGACTGGGGGCGCACCGGGCAGAAGTAGTGGACTTCCTGGGGGTTCAGGCGCGCGTCGGTGTCGTAGATGCCGTCGACCACGATCTCCACCGGAGGCAGCACGGTCTCGTCGCCGGGATCGCCAATGACGGTGACGGAGAGCTCTGCGCCCTCCACCCACTCTTGCACCAGCGCAGTGTCGTCGTAGGCCAAGGCGCCCATGAGGGCCACACCCAGCTGGTCGGCCTCCTCCACCTTGGCAAGGCCCATGGCAGAGCCGCCGCAGCCAGGCTTCACGGCCAGCGGGAAGCCGCCCACACGCTCAGGCATGAGGTCCAGCGCCTTGGCGGCGCCCAGGTTGCGGAAGGCCCCTGCCGGCAGCGCGATCTGGGCAGGCCAGCGCACCACGGAGTCTTCAGGGGCATAGGCCCGGGCCATCACGAAGGGCAGCTCGGCCTTGTTCCACGTGTTGCGGCACACCGGGGGCAGCGAGCCCACGAAGGGGATGTCCAAAAAGGTGAGCAGCGAAGGCACCGCCCCATCCTCGCCGCCGGCGCCATGCATGGCGATGAATGCCACGTCCGGGCGCTCGGCGCGCAGGGTGTCTACCAGGTTCTCGTCGGCATCCAGGGGGATCACGGTGTGGCCGGCCTCTTCCAGCGCCTCCACCACGTGCTTGCCGCTGGCCAGGGAGAACCGACGCTCAAAGGAGGAGCCGCCCATAATCACGGCAACAGTTAGCTTTTCCATGGATTACATCCCTTCGCTTGAGGCCTCAGGCAGAGCCCCTGCCTTGAGGAACGCACGGTAGAGCTCCATACGGTCTGCGATGACTTCCGAGAGGCGCCTGACGCCTTCGCGGATCTTCTCCTCTGGCTCGTAGGAGAAGGCCAGGCGCATGGAGGACTTGCCCTCGCCGTTGGGGAAGCAGTTGGAGCCAGGCACGTAGGCCACGCCGTTTTCCAGCGCCGCCGACATCATCTGCTCGGTGTCAAAGTAGGGTGGCAGCGTCACGTAGACAAAGAGGCCGCCTTGCGGGTGGGTCCAGGTGGCCTCAGGCGGGAAGAACTCTTCCAGCGCCGAGATCATGGCGTCGCGGCGGCTCCTATAGATGGCGCGGGACTTCTCCAGGGTGCCCTTCCAGTCGGTCCGCGTGAAGTACTGCTCGGCCAGAATCTGGTTGAAGGCGCTGCAGCAAAGGCTGGCCCCCTGCTCGCAGAGGTTGATCTTGGCGATCACCGGCTTGGGCGCCACGCACCAAGCCAAACGCAGGCCCGGGGCAAAGATCTTGGAAGTGGTGCCCAGGTAGATGACGTTGGGATCCATGGATTTTAGGGGCGGGATGTGCTCGCCCTCAAAGCGCAGGCGGCCATAGGGGTCGTCCTCGATCACCTGGATGTGATACTCGTGGGCCAGCTCCAAAAGGCGGCGGCGGCGCTCCAGCGTCATGGTGACGCCTGCAGGGTTTTGGAAGTTGGGGATGGTGTAGATGAACTTGGCGCCGCGGGGCCCCAAGCGCTTGAGGGTCTCTTCCAGCGCATCCATGGACATGCCCTCGTCGTCCATGGGGACGACCTCGACGTCTGGCTGATAGGCCGAGAACGCCTGGAGCGCGCCCAGATAGCTGGGGCCCTCCACGATGATCTTGTCGCCTGGATTGATGAACACGCGCCCCATGAAGTCCAGCGCCTGCTGAGAGCCGCCGGTGATGATGATCTCATCGGGATCCACATGGATATCGTCTTCTGCCAGCATGCCAGCCACCATAGTGCGTGTCTCGATGCGCCCGTCCGAGCCGCCATACTGCAAAGACTTCAAACCGTTCTCGGTGACGACGCGCTTGGTGCACTCGGCCACCTCGTCCAGCGGCAGGCTGGAAATGTCAGGGCTGCCGCCGGAAAGCCCGATGACGTTGGGCCTGGATATAGCTGCGAACAGGTCGCGCACGGCACTGCGGCGAAGATGCTCTATGCGGTCTGCATAGACATCCTCCCATTCGTCAAAACTCAAGTAAGAACTCGCCATAGCTCTCCTTTCAACGCTATCCACTCTATCAGCGTTGGAGTCTCATTTTGCTGCCGAGAAAAACGTCCATCCCCAATGGAAAGCTTAGGTGGGGTCAGAGGGGTTTTATGAGGGGTAGGATGAGCCCAGACATCCCTTGTAGGGAGGGTGGGTTTATCGGCATTTGTTGATGCATGAGATGTGCCCGCCTCCCCTGCCCCATCGAGTTAAGGAGCCTCTATGGCGCATTTGGACCTTCAAGACACTCTGGCCGCCCTCGATGCCTTGGAGCTGAGGCGCTACGGGCTTCGCTACGGCATGATCAGCGCCCTCTGGCTGGCAGAGACCGCCGACCCCGCCGCCTGCGCCCACAACCGCGGCGAGGCCATGGCTACCCTGCAGGAGGACGACCGCCAACTGCTGTGTGGCGAGGAGAGCCAGGCCATCGTGACCCAGCTAGAAGCCCACAAAAGCCAGCTGGACTTCTTCCGCGCAGCCCAGCTGCGCGTCATGGATCGCGACCAGCAAGAGCAGTTGCGCATCCCGGCCCCACTGGCAGGCCGCATCGCCCGCCTTACCAACGAGGCCACCGACGCCTGGAAGCGCGCCAAGCAGAACGATTGCTGGGATGACTTTGCCCCCTATCTGGATCAGCTGGTGGCCGCTTCCAAAGAGATGGCGGTGGCGCTGAATCCTGAGGCAGACCCCTACGACACACTGCTGGACCTCTTTGAGCACGGCACCAGCCGCGCCTTCTACAACGCCTTCTTCGACCAGCTCAAGGCCACCGTGGTGCCCCTGGTGGCTGCGGTGACAAAGGCGCCTCAGCTCTCGAACGAGTGCATGCGCGGCTACTTTGACCCCGCCGTGCAGTGGGAGCTCTCTCGCGATCTGGCAACCTCGGAGGGCGTCGACCCTCAAAAGCTGGTGTTGGGCCAAACAGAACACCCCTTCTCCGACGCCATCGACTCTCAGCATGTCTTCATCGCTACCCACATCTACCCCGACGACCTGCTCTCCAACGTCTTCTCCATGCTCCACGAGGGCGGCCACGCCATGTACGAGGCCGGCGTGGACCCCGCCTACGACCTCACCTGCCTCCATGGAGGCACCTCCATGGGCATGCACGAGGCCCAGAGCCGCTTCTTCGAGAACCTGGTGGGCCGTGACCGCGCCTTTGCCAAGCCGCTTTTGGCCCTTTTGACCTCCCACTTCCCCGAGCAGCTGGCCTCCGTCACGCCCGATGAGTTCTTCCTGGCCGCCAACCGCGTGGAGCCCAGCCTGGTGCGCACCGAGGCCGACGAGCTCACCTACCCCCTCCACGTCATGGTGCGCTACGAGATCGAGAAGCAGCTCTTCGACGGCAGCCTCACCGCGGCCCAGGTGCCCGAGGTATGGGCCCAGCTCTACCGCTCCTACCTGGGCGTAGAGGTTCCCGACAACCGCCGCGGCGCCCTCCAGGACGTCCACTGGTCCCAGGCCTCCTTTGGCTACTTCCCCACCTATGCCCTGGGCAGCGCCTACGGCGCCCAGTTGCTGCATGCTCTCAAGGCGTCCCTGGCAGCCGACGGCACCAGCTGGGAAGAGGTGCTGGCCTCTGGCGACCTGGCCCCCGTGCGCGCTTGGCTAAAGGACCACATCTGGCATTGGGGCCGAGCCAAAGAGCCCGCCGAGCTTATCTTGGAAGCCACCGGCGAGCCCTTTGACGCCCGTTTTTACTGCGACTACCTTGCCGAGAAATACACCCGCCTCTATAGCCTCAATCCCTTGATCCTCGACCCCAAGCTTGATGGCAATCATCCTGCGAACACCTAAGGAGGGGCCCATGCGCGCATTGCTGCAGCGAGTAAGCCAAGCCCAAGTCACCGTAGACGGCCAGGTCACCGGGGCCATTGGCAATGGGTTCCTCATCCTTTTGGGAGTGGGGCCTGATGACACGCCCCAGATCGCCGAGCGCCTCTGGGACAAGATTCGCCGCCTGCGCGTCTTTGACGATGCGGTCGGCAAGATGAATCTGTCGTTGGAGGCGGTGGGCGGCAGCGTGCTGGTGGTGAGCCAATTCACCCTCTACGCCAACTGCCGCCGCGGCAATCGCCCCGGCTTTACCGACGCCGCAAAGCCAGAGCTCGCAAACGAGCTCTACCAGCACTTTTGCCAGATAGCTGCCTGCGACGTGCCGGTGAAGACCGGCATCTTCGCCGCCGAGATGCAGGTGTCGCTCATCAACGACGGCCCCATCACCATTTGGCTGGACACCGACGACCTGTTTTAGCTGCTGGCTGGGATGCACGGGCTTCTCGGCATATTGACAGCGCAAGGGGCCTTGAGCTTCCGGTGGCGATGGCTGGGTTTCTCGACAGCAAAACACCGCCTTCCCCAATATGACGTGTGGGGAGGGCGGCGTATTCATGGCCTGCGAAATGCAAGACTTTAGGGCTTACTTCTGGCTGTAGTCGTAGAAGCCCTTGCCGGCGGCAACGCCGGTCTCTCCAGCGTCGATCTTCTTCTTGAGCATGGCCGAGATTCCCTTGAAGTTGTAGGGGGCGACGAATCCGGGGATCTTGGTGTAGGGCTGCACGATGTTGTACGCGGTGACCAGGCCCACGACGTCGAGGATCTGGAAGGGGCCGTTGGGTGAGCCGGTGCCGCGGACCCAGGCGGTATCGATGGACTCAGGGTCGGAGATGCCGTTTACATAGAGGTCCATGGCCGAGAACAAAAACGGGATAAGCATGGAGTTGAGCAGGTAGCCTGCCTTCTCCTTATGCACCGGCAGTGGCACCATGCGGATTTTCTTGGCAAACTCGATGACGGCGTCGAAGGAGGCCGCCGACGTCTTGGATTGGGCCATGACCTCGGCGATGTTGTTCTTCCAGATGTGGTTGGCAAAGTGCATGGCCAGATAGCGGTCGGGACGGCCGGTGTAGCGCGCGAAGGTGCTGGGCAGAAGGCTGGAGGAGTTGGTGACCAGCACGGTCTTGGCAGGCATAAGCGGCGCAAGCTTCTTGTAAAAGTCGATCTTGGCCTTCTCCTGCTCGGCCATAGACTCCACTACCACGTCTGCGTCCTCTACGGCCTTGGCCATGTCCAGCTCTAAGCACAGGTTCTTGGTGGCCTCGTCCACCTTTTTGTGGCAGGCATCAGGATCAAAGTCGTCAGGATCCGCGATGCCCATAGCCCACGCGCCGGTAGGCATGGGCTCGCCCTCTTCCTGGCTCTTCTTGAGGGCCTCTGCCATCTCGTCGATCTGCGCGTGGTAATCCTTTACCAGCTGGTCGATCTTTGGCTGCGTACGGCCAATGGAGCCCTCACTGCGAAGCCAAATGGTGGTGTCAAGTCCGCAGTAGGCGCTTTGAAATGCGATCTGACTGCCCAGCACACCGCCGCCAGCTACCACTACCTTTTGAAATGCCATGGAACATCCTTTCTTTTTGGTTCTTCCCACCCATTCATACCAAACCTACTCAGACAGAACTGTTCCATGTGCGCTGAAACGCAGTTTGAATACCACCTTAAAGTCGTGATTCGCTGACATAGGTTCCCAGGATACGTAATCTGCCTGGCCTACAACGCAATGCGGTTCCTTATTCATATTCTACTTTTGATGACTACAGCGGTATGTCCGCCGCCCATTCAGCTTTTAATTGAGCCAAAAGGGAAAGCCCCAGAGCGGGCCAAAGATCAGCACAAGCCCATAGACCATCAAAAAGAGCGCGAAACCAAACCTGAGCATCTGGCGGCTTTTATAGAGGCTCACTGCCATGACGGCAGAGACGGCCACCAGCACCGAGTTGCTAATCACAGTAGCAGTCCGTAGGTCCAACACCGCGCACAGCATTCCCAACGTAGTGAGCACCAGCGCGGCTATCCACAGCCAGAAGGGATCTTCTTTGATGTGTTCAGCCAGTTGGTTTCCCACTTGTTCCATGCGCATGGCCAGACCTCTTTGCCGCCGCCTTCAGGGCTAAACCAACTATATACTATATTATATAGTTGGTTTTAACTGCATTTATACAAAACTATACGTCACCCTATGCGCTCACCATACATCGGCCAGACATCTGTAAAAATCAAGCCGATGCCTATCTGACTCTTTGATTTCCAATCATTTTTGGACTGATTGCCCTACGCGATTCGAGGCCGTCCTCTGCGACTCTCATCTTGTCCAGGCTCTCGTCTTGTCCGTTTACTGCAAGGGTTGTAATAGCTTCTGTACTACCAGTAGAGCATCACGGGAGCCACCACCATGGGAAGCAAAACGGCCAGACAAGCAATAATGAGGATGGCTGCGAGCATTGAAGTCTCCTTCGACCGAATCTTTTATCAACTTCAATGCTGACAGCCCTGCCCCTTAACATCCATCGATTTAGATAACAGGTCTATGACACTGTCGTAAGGTTCCTCTTACCGAGAAACACCAGCCCTGTGAGCTGGTGTTTCTCGGTATCCCAAGACCTGCGAAGCTCCGATCTTTAGACCAGCACCTCTTCTAGAGAGCGCTTGGGCACATGATGCACACCTTGGTCGTCGCGCCAGTACTTTATGCCGTCAGGGGAGCTGTCCAAAGGCTCGAGCACGCACTTCTCCACAGGAGTGCCCAGCGCGATGACCAGCAGGGGCTCGACGCCCTCCAAGCTTAAGAACTCTGCGAGATCGGGTTTGAAGTTGCGAAGGATGCAGCCGCCAAAACCAGCCTCGGTGGCTGCCAGCAGGATGGTTTGAGAAGCGATGCCTGCGTCCACCCAGGTCAGAGGGGTGACCTTATCGGCAGCGCATACCACGACATAACCTGTGGGACGCTCTGCCAGCTCCGGTCCATCCCAGGTGGCAAGATAGCCGGCCCATCCCAGGCGCTTAAATACCCCATCGCGCACGCTGGCATCGCTCACCAACCGATAGCGAAGGGGCTGCAAATTGCCTGCCGAGGCCGTCTGGCGCGCCAAGTCTACCAAGGCCAGCATGAGTTCGCGAGGAATAGGGTCGCCGTCATCGAAGCGTCGATAGCTGCGACAGCCGCGTACAGTGGCTGCAATGTCATCAAGTCCGTAATCGAGCTCAGTGCGCTCGATGGTCTTCTCCATGTCCATCAGACACCCTCTCTCTAACTGGCTGCATACCGCGTCGACCGTGTCCTTACTGCTACAGCCGGCTCTACTTGTTCTTGCCGTCCTTGATCACCATGATGCAACGGTCCTCTTCGCACATGTGAAGCACGTCATCGATGAGGCCCAGGTGCACGCAGGCACGGTAAATGCCCGCATCGTCTACCGAAGTGGTGATCACATTGGCCACGTCTTTTGCCCTGTGGTCTGCGTTGCCCATGGCAACACCGTTGCCCACTGCGGCCAACATCGAAGCGTCGTTGCCGCCGTCGCCAAAGGCATAGGCATCCTTGCGATCGATGCCGTAGTGGTCAAGCACCGCCCAGACGCCTTGATCCTTGCCACCGTCTGCAGGGATGACGTCTGCGAAATCCTCGGTCCAACGCACCAGCTTTACCTTGTCGGTGACGTCGGTGATCAGGTGCTCGTCTTCGGGCGCGATAAAAGCATTGAGCTGATAGACCGGACGAGTATAGGCAGCCTCTGGCACGTCTTCATCAAACTTCACGTTAGCGTGCTCTTCGGCGGCAGTCACCAGCGGCCCGTGGCGTGGGGTGAAGGCGCGGTCCGCCGTCATATAGACGATGTCAAAGCCGCCCTTGAGCGCCTCCTCGGTGATGAGACGCACCGCCTCGGGGTCCACCGCCGTCATGCGAAAGATGCCGCGCTCATCCAAGCACACCTGGCCTGAGTTGCACAAAAAGCCGTCGAAACCCTCGAAATCACCCTGGCCGTTGCGCAAGAACGAAGGCACCTGGAACAGCGCGCGGCCCGACGCCACATAGATGAGCACGCCGTTGTTGCGCAGCTCCTGCAGCGCTACCTGGGTGGTATGGGGCATCGAGTGGGTACGGAAGGATAACAGAGTGCCATCGATATCAAAGAACGCGATTTTTTGAGCCATAAAGAGTCTTCTTTCAAATCTTTGAGGGGTGGGCTTTCTTGACACAGGCCCTAAAGCCCGCCAGAAAGCATGAGGTTAATACTCGGGGAGTTGCCGCTGGACAGGATAAGATCCGCTAATGGAGCGACAGATCTTATCTATGAGCCACCTCACAAGATAGGATTCTCCCGTAGAGGTCCCGCTTGCGCCCAACCTTCATGAAAATCCCCGGAGACCCCCCTAGGCTCCAAACCCCGCTTCTCCGATCTTTGCGGCGGCACGGGCCAGCTCCTCTGGAGGCAGCACCAGCGCCAGACGCACATACCCCTCGCCCTCTGGGCCAAAGGCAGCACCGGGCGTGACCACCACTCCCGCCTTCTCCATGAGCTCCTGTACAAAGTCGAAAGAGTTTTCATAGCGCTCCGGAAGCTTTGCCCACATGAACATGGTGCCCTGAGCATTGGGGCGCTCCCAGCCGATGGCCTCAAGACCGTCTGCCAGTGCATCCCTTCGTGCTTGATAATTAAGACGCTGTTGCTCCACAGGAGCCAAGTCGCTGGTGAGCGCCGCAATGGCCACCCTTTGCAGAGGAATAAACGTGCCAAAGTCCAGCTGGCCGCGAAGCTTGCGCATGGCAGCAACCACATCAGGACGACCTACCAGGAAGGAGAGGCGCGCGCCGGTCACATCGAAGGACTTGGAGAGGGAGAAGAACTCCACGCCCACCTCTTTGGCGCCCTCGTACGCCAGGAACGAGCCACCCTTGTTCCCATCAAAAATGATGTCAGAATAGGCATTATCGTGCACAATGAGCAGATCGTGCGCCTTGGCAAAGGCCACCAGCTCCTCATAAAACTCCGGAGTGGCTACAGAACCCACTGGGTTTGCAGGCAACGACACCACCATATAGCTGGCCTCATCAGCCTGTTGAGGGTCAATGCCTTCCAGGTAGGGAAGGAAGTTATGCTCGGCAGTCAGGGGATAAAACACCGGAGCCGCCCCCGCAAGATGCGCAGCGCCTGCGAAGATGGGATAGCAAGGATCTGGCACCAACACCGAATCACCGGGATCTGCCAGCGTCATCGCCAGGTGGGCCATACCCTCTTGGGTGCCCGAGACCATCATCACCATGTCGGGCGTGATTTCAACATTGAAACGACGCTTGTAGTAGGCACACACCGCATTCAAA harbors:
- a CDS encoding Wadjet anti-phage system protein JetD domain-containing protein gives rise to the protein MKQTDTFKYELLLRLCDEAAHDNEAVELAPQDILPHYGERDTQAERKQAAHFFSAVQSLESLRIVRMKKSRRDGATYVDSIVLEDPEAAAAELAKFERRLEQEAREAAYRERQQAASAEEDEASEAEVSEAYGALEEVGAQKPGPSEGAEEAPSGESADESASSGSSRPRRGRGRRGSGPVDPRITREACEYLEEVDAPLTPRELSLLVTGDTKKIDKTGLKRLASTLRRKNSASSNQGALTDAGVIADLKTICIKGPIVLITDRGAIDASILPNGISMFDVDLPNIDRSYVRASRIITVENLDAYRRCNGDDVYIYTEGSVSPRHRALLRMIHEQNPQVEFAHFGDIDYAGIKAHRVIEETLGCEVGMFHMGIAELANPSYRKAIHPLTSKDRDLLARLLEYERYRGLVSYMLERNVKLEQEIVALDLFSDYDVDAAMALPEGRGAAEEPKPAPAPARAASRSRARRSNEGTYKRQARQNAPSRAEAPAAASAQEETSAHTQSKKVAATQKPASASVAPAKAAPAPATSQAAEKPAPSAQDAAAAPEAVATSEDAAAPEPEKRTRRRTRKPRVKAAASKGAEAADAAVTPDSPQGASEQPEVVPAEQPEAASAEPSQSKASKAKASRQHRRETEQQRQGLLANVSAGKVSALDLMDAVDDLARSIPVIQLLAALPGWDHERAQAFMDQESISHGRTLRGLGKRQQARVREAIKEHA
- a CDS encoding ROK family protein; translation: MSQTLVEILGVTEDVDGAGGPERLLVGIDVGGTTVKVALVTLDGVVQARDAVRTKSMRTGEEVLEAAKQVQAIVAENLKPQQQVAAVGLALPGVVTAEDTLLMAPNVDVDLEGLILALERVMGVKVYPVNDANAAALGEMWKGAGEGARNLVFVTLGTGVGGGMVFDGAVAVGRSGGAGEIGHIVVEPGGRQCNCGQQGCLEMYTSSRGLVYLYRAACEAAGEDPVPLEHDAHALPIFDAARTGDPVAQAAISQYSGYLGRALGMLACALDPEAFVIGGGISAAFDLFGPELLEAYRAATLPTCADTPIVEATMGNLAGMVGAACHAKTREGL
- a CDS encoding D-alanine--D-alanine ligase family protein yields the protein MEKLTVAVIMGGSSFERRFSLASGKHVVEALEEAGHTVIPLDADENLVDTLRAERPDVAFIAMHGAGGEDGAVPSLLTFLDIPFVGSLPPVCRNTWNKAELPFVMARAYAPEDSVVRWPAQIALPAGAFRNLGAAKALDLMPERVGGFPLAVKPGCGGSAMGLAKVEEADQLGVALMGALAYDDTALVQEWVEGAELSVTVIGDPGDETVLPPVEIVVDGIYDTDARLNPQEVHYFCPVRPQSLSPDPSEADVARSTCERAAIEVYRAFGCRDMARIDMVWDGAAPRVLDLKVFPGLTETSLVPVALAAAQISLPELLDSMVQQAYQRGC
- a CDS encoding aminotransferase-like domain-containing protein, whose amino-acid sequence is MASSYLSFDEWEDVYADRIEHLRRSAVRDLFAAISRPNVIGLSGGSPDISSLPLDEVAECTKRVVTENGLKSLQYGGSDGRIETRTMVAGMLAEDDIHVDPDEIIITGGSQQALDFMGRVFINPGDKIIVEGPSYLGALQAFSAYQPDVEVVPMDDEGMSMDALEETLKRLGPRGAKFIYTIPNFQNPAGVTMTLERRRRLLELAHEYHIQVIEDDPYGRLRFEGEHIPPLKSMDPNVIYLGTTSKIFAPGLRLAWCVAPKPVIAKINLCEQGASLCCSAFNQILAEQYFTRTDWKGTLEKSRAIYRSRRDAMISALEEFFPPEATWTHPQGGLFVYVTLPPYFDTEQMMSAALENGVAYVPGSNCFPNGEGKSSMRLAFSYEPEEKIREGVRRLSEVIADRMELYRAFLKAGALPEASSEGM
- a CDS encoding carboxypeptidase M32, which codes for MAHLDLQDTLAALDALELRRYGLRYGMISALWLAETADPAACAHNRGEAMATLQEDDRQLLCGEESQAIVTQLEAHKSQLDFFRAAQLRVMDRDQQEQLRIPAPLAGRIARLTNEATDAWKRAKQNDCWDDFAPYLDQLVAASKEMAVALNPEADPYDTLLDLFEHGTSRAFYNAFFDQLKATVVPLVAAVTKAPQLSNECMRGYFDPAVQWELSRDLATSEGVDPQKLVLGQTEHPFSDAIDSQHVFIATHIYPDDLLSNVFSMLHEGGHAMYEAGVDPAYDLTCLHGGTSMGMHEAQSRFFENLVGRDRAFAKPLLALLTSHFPEQLASVTPDEFFLAANRVEPSLVRTEADELTYPLHVMVRYEIEKQLFDGSLTAAQVPEVWAQLYRSYLGVEVPDNRRGALQDVHWSQASFGYFPTYALGSAYGAQLLHALKASLAADGTSWEEVLASGDLAPVRAWLKDHIWHWGRAKEPAELILEATGEPFDARFYCDYLAEKYTRLYSLNPLILDPKLDGNHPANT
- the dtd gene encoding D-aminoacyl-tRNA deacylase, producing MRALLQRVSQAQVTVDGQVTGAIGNGFLILLGVGPDDTPQIAERLWDKIRRLRVFDDAVGKMNLSLEAVGGSVLVVSQFTLYANCRRGNRPGFTDAAKPELANELYQHFCQIAACDVPVKTGIFAAEMQVSLINDGPITIWLDTDDLF
- a CDS encoding 3-hydroxyacyl-CoA dehydrogenase, which encodes MAFQKVVVAGGGVLGSQIAFQSAYCGLDTTIWLRSEGSIGRTQPKIDQLVKDYHAQIDEMAEALKKSQEEGEPMPTGAWAMGIADPDDFDPDACHKKVDEATKNLCLELDMAKAVEDADVVVESMAEQEKAKIDFYKKLAPLMPAKTVLVTNSSSLLPSTFARYTGRPDRYLAMHFANHIWKNNIAEVMAQSKTSAASFDAVIEFAKKIRMVPLPVHKEKAGYLLNSMLIPFLFSAMDLYVNGISDPESIDTAWVRGTGSPNGPFQILDVVGLVTAYNIVQPYTKIPGFVAPYNFKGISAMLKKKIDAGETGVAAGKGFYDYSQK
- a CDS encoding nitroreductase family protein; this translates as MDMEKTIERTELDYGLDDIAATVRGCRSYRRFDDGDPIPRELMLALVDLARQTASAGNLQPLRYRLVSDASVRDGVFKRLGWAGYLATWDGPELAERPTGYVVVCAADKVTPLTWVDAGIASQTILLAATEAGFGGCILRNFKPDLAEFLSLEGVEPLLVIALGTPVEKCVLEPLDSSPDGIKYWRDDQGVHHVPKRSLEEVLV
- a CDS encoding Cof-type HAD-IIB family hydrolase, yielding MAQKIAFFDIDGTLLSFRTHSMPHTTQVALQELRNNGVLIYVASGRALFQVPSFLRNGQGDFEGFDGFLCNSGQVCLDERGIFRMTAVDPEAVRLITEEALKGGFDIVYMTADRAFTPRHGPLVTAAEEHANVKFDEDVPEAAYTRPVYQLNAFIAPEDEHLITDVTDKVKLVRWTEDFADVIPADGGKDQGVWAVLDHYGIDRKDAYAFGDGGNDASMLAAVGNGVAMGNADHRAKDVANVITTSVDDAGIYRACVHLGLIDDVLHMCEEDRCIMVIKDGKNK